CCGCGATCGCGAATCCGCTTTTCGGGACCACCACGATGCACGTGGCCGCCCTTTTCAGCACCTGGGGCCACGAAAGGGCAAAGGCCTTCCTCGAGCAGCTCAGAGGCAACGATGTGCGCATTGCGAGCTCGAACGGCGAAGTCAAGCGGCTGGTGGCGCACGGCGAGATCGCCTTCGGTCTCACAGACACCGACGATGCCAACGAGGCTCTCGACACCGGCGCGCCGGTACGAGTGGTGTACCCCGACCAGCAAGGCGGGGGCACGCTGGTGATGCCAACCGTCGTCGTGCTCATGAAGGGGGCCCCCCACCCCAAGCTGGCGCGACGCCTCATCGATTGCCTGCTTTCGGCAGACGTCGAGGCGCGCATGGCCGCGAGCGCGGCTCACATGCCCCTGCGGCCGGGCGTCGAGGTCCCGCAGCACGTGAGGGCCGTGCAAAGCCTGAAGCCCATGCAGGTGGATTACGCGGAGGTGGCTCGCACCATGGAGCGAATACAGCCCTGGCTCCGTGAGTGGGTCGGCCTTTGAGCAGATCCGCAGTGTCCCGGAACAGCGGGGCACTGGTTCGCCTGCTCGACATGCCGGCGCTGTTCGGGCTCGCGGCCGCCGCCTTGCTTCTGTGTTGCTTCGTGCCCCTGCTCGTCCTCGCCTCCGAGCTGTGGTCGGCCGCAGCGTTCGACCAGCTACGGTCCACGTTGGGAGCCGCACGATCCTG
This Pseudomonadota bacterium DNA region includes the following protein-coding sequences:
- a CDS encoding extracellular solute-binding protein; translation: MRIVPTGHWRVRAVLLVAFALLAACERCAADKNRVVAYTSVDQVFSEPIFRYCEQSTELSVSGVFDTEETKSTGVLNRLIAEAKHPQADIFWSGDPVRPFVLLERGLVEPYRSPAATQLPAALRAEDGSWTGFAARARVLLVNKELVPGSDTPRSIRDLVNPKWKGKTAIANPLFGTTTMHVAALFSTWGHERAKAFLEQLRGNDVRIASSNGEVKRLVAHGEIAFGLTDTDDANEALDTGAPVRVVYPDQQGGGTLVMPTVVVLMKGAPHPKLARRLIDCLLSADVEARMAASAAHMPLRPGVEVPQHVRAVQSLKPMQVDYAEVARTMERIQPWLREWVGL